From Paenibacillus sp. FSL H8-0537:
TTGCCATCGGCGCCCATCCTGGACTGCCGGACTTAATCGGCTTCGGACGGCGAGAGATGGCGATATCACCAGAGGAAGCCTATGATCTGACCATCTATCAAATCAGCGCGCTGAATGGTTTTGTGAAGTCGGAGGGCGGCGTGATGCAGCATGTGAAGCCTCATGGCGCCCTATATAACATGGCGGCGAGACGCGCTGAACTGGCTGAAGCGATTGCTGATGCGGTGTATAAGGTGAATCCGGAGCTTATTTTATATGGCTTGTCGGGGAGCGAATTGATTCATGCGGGAAAAAAGCGAGGGCTGCGCACGGCGAGCGAGGTGTTTGCAGATCGTACCTACCAGCAAGACGGCTCACTGACACCGCGCAGTCAAGCAGGCGCCCTAATAGAGGAGCCGAAGGAAGCGCTGAAGCAGCTCCTTCAGATGCTGACAGAAGGGGCTGTATGGTCGGCGCAGGGAGTGAAGATTCCGCTTGCTGCGGAAACGATATGTGTACACGGTGATGGCGAGAAGGCTCTCTTGTTCGTCAAGCAGATTCGCAAGCTGCTGGAGTCGGAAGGAATTATTCTTTGTGCGCCGGGCTTCAATCCATTTAATCAGTCCACTTAGTGAGCTTCTCTTTTTATTTTCGCTTTTTTAAATTTTCCGTGATTTTGCGGCCTGTCGGCGTTTGGGCGAGACCACCTGCGCCGTTTCCCTATGCTTACAGAAA
This genomic window contains:
- a CDS encoding 5-oxoprolinase subunit PxpA codes for the protein MALTIDLNCDLGEHFGVYELGQDAELLPLLTSANIACGFHAGDPGTMRRTVKLALENGVAIGAHPGLPDLIGFGRREMAISPEEAYDLTIYQISALNGFVKSEGGVMQHVKPHGALYNMAARRAELAEAIADAVYKVNPELILYGLSGSELIHAGKKRGLRTASEVFADRTYQQDGSLTPRSQAGALIEEPKEALKQLLQMLTEGAVWSAQGVKIPLAAETICVHGDGEKALLFVKQIRKLLESEGIILCAPGFNPFNQST